Genomic segment of Geminocystis herdmanii PCC 6308:
ATAAAAGCTGATTCAAAGATCGATCGATATTTAGCTTCACTTTCTCTTAGTTTAATGGTCGTATTTTTTTGATAAGTAATATCTGTAATTGTGCCAATGATATAGCTTTCTTGTTCAAAAATTTGTTTTTTGATACAAATAGTTTCAAACCAAAGAACTTCTTTTCGATTAGGATGACAATAACGATAACAAAATTGACTATTTCCTCCATCTATTAAAGTTTGAGATAATGTATCTAAAAATAATTGTTTATCATTTTCATAAATATTATCTAACCAAAGACTCATTATCGGCTTATTAATATGTTCATTTTCACCTAATAATCTTTGAGTTTCTGTATTAGCATAGATTAAATTACCTAAATTATCTAAACGGAATACACCTAAAGGTAAATTTTCCGCTAAATCAGCGTATATTTTTTTAATTAATTTAACTTCCTTCCTTAAATTTTGCTCTTTAGTAATATCTTGAAAGGTATAAACAAGATATTCCTCATTGAAATTATTAACATATTGAATATTAATAGATAAATAGATATTTTCTCCTTGTTGATTCTCCCTCAAAAAAATGATATTTTTAAGAACTTTTTTTCTTTTTATCTCCAGTAAATTAGTTTTTAATAATGGTAAAATTTGGTTAATATTTTCTTTACTTTCAATTTCTGCCTGAGAATATTTTAGCATTTTAGCCAAAGAAGAAGATACATAGATTAATTTACCTTCAATATTTGTAATTAATACCCCTTCATTAATTAATTCTAATAAAATAGGTAAAAATTGAGACATATTTTCGATCGTACTAACCATATAGTTATCCTATTTGATTGATAATATTTTATCAGAAAAATGAACCACTAAGACTTATAAAAAGTTTGTAGTAATGGCTTTAGCCGTTTATTAATAAGCCTTAAAAGGCTTACTACGAACTTATATAACATAAATATTTATTATCAGTATTTAATAGATTAAACTCCTATCTAAAAAATATAATTTTGATAGGTTTTAGCAGAGTTATTACTGACTCTTTCTAATTAATAGCAAATTCCGTAAATGGGCGTTTATATGGTGCATAAAATCCTAAAACAATATCATGTTTAGGCACACCAGCTTCAACTAACTCATTAGCAATACCTATTTCTGTGCCATCCCGTTGAATCCAGATTTTGTCTTCTTTTAAGTCCACATGAATAATAACTCCATAAATTCTTTTTTGATCTTTCCAACCAATATTTAATACTTGATAATGGTGACGATTTTCATCAAAAAGTAATTGTATTTCAGTATCATTTTCTATATCATTAACTGAGTGTTTACTGAGAATATCTTGAATTAATTGAGCATAATCTATTCTTTCCATAAAACGATCTCCTGTTTAACTGAATCAAAAATTAATAGTTTAATTTGATATTCCGCTACGGAATTTTGAATAAATTGTCGAGCAAAAAAATCTTCATAAATATCTTTAGATATAGCTAAATATAATATACGTTGAGGCTCTTCTAGTTTTAATGCTAATCGATAATTAAGAATTTGTCCCAAAGCTAAATGAAATTCTTTTACTGCTGAAGCACCTAAAAATGATTTAATTTCTACCGCTATTTTTTGTCCTGATTTTTCAGCCGCAATTAACCTTTCTGCCCCTAAATCTATATAAAATTCTACATCATTGATTTTTAAATAAAGAGGATCATTTGTAATTTGCCAACCATCTTTTTCCATAGCAATACGGACTGATTGATGATATAAATCTTTAGCTGACATTTGTTATATGTAACTTTATTTTATAATGTAACAAAAATAATAGATATACTTATCAACTTTATAATATAACGTAACAAATCACTATTGCCTATTCCCCATGATTATCGAGAGTAGTCGAGATGCCCAGCCTTAATCAATATCAAATTATTGTCATTTTTAAAGAATGATTTGCCAAAAAAGAACACTTAATGTCATCAAAGAAAAATGTTGCGGTAATAGAGTTTTAATGGATTGACGAGAAATTTTTTGAGTGAGAATAATAGCACTAATTAAGCCAAAAATAAGGGTAACTCCTTGTAAAAAAGTGATAACCGCAGGATGTGCCACAAAAATTGGTAAATTACTACCATCTAAGCCAAAAGTTGCCCACGCTACGGGTAAAATTCTTCCCGCTTCTCCTAAACCTAAATGAAGATAGTAGGCTAAATTAGCACATAATACCAGAGGTAAATAACCATAGGCTAATTCGATAAAAGAACGAGATGATGTTTTTTTCACCTTACCGATTAAACGAATGATACTATAGCCCATTAAAGGGATAATCACAGGTAAAATTAACAGCACGATCGAGCTTAAAGAATGTAGCCAAAATTGACTCATATCTAAGTTTAACCCCAAAAGTAGGTTAATTTCAGGTAACTTATGGACAAAAACCACATTTAGCAGGAGAAATAATAAAGCAACTTCATAGCTACGAGGTTGATGAGTTGTCCATAATTCAATAGCTGGAGGGCGTAAATTAAGAGTTACAGAACGATGGGGACAGGCTTTTAAGCACGTCATACATAACACACAATCCCGATTATCCTGTAACTGTGCAGGATGGGAATATAAAGGGCAACCAAGGGTTTCTAAACCTTCTCCTTTTTGCACTCCCCCTTTATAACATTGATAAGTAGTACATTCTGCGGAGCAAGTGCCTTGTTGCGCTCGTAATTCTATGATGGAAAGTTTGGCAAACATACCATTCATGCCCCCAATGGGGCAGAGATAGCGACACCAAAAGCGTCTTTCAAATATAGCGGAACAAATCATCGCTCCCCCAGTGATAATTAACAGTAACCATGCAGAAAGATAGGCGGTATTCGGCAAATCCCAAAGCTCCTCCCATAATAAAATTAGGGTGAAAAGCCCAAATAAAAACCATCCTCCCCATTTGTCGGCTTCTTGCCGTGGCCATGACTTCAGTTGTCGGGGAAATAGCCATAATGACAGTTTTTGTGTCACCTCTCCATAAATCATAAATGGACAAAAACTGCACCACAGTCTTCCTACAAATGGGAAAGTTAGCAAAATTAGAGGCCACCACCACGCCCAAAAAATGTTCAGCACGAAGTTTTCCTGTCGATTTTGAGGGGCTAAAAACAAAATTCCGATAACTAAGGCAAAAATCCCTAAAGTAAAGCCATAATTGACTCGATCGGGATACCAAGGACTGCGAAGAAGACTACGAAATTTTGGATAGGCGTTGAGTAAATTAAAGCGAAATTGTTGCTTTTTACTGCGAGATTGCCAGATGATTTCTTCCGTTAACTCATTACTGCCTGAAAGTTGTACGATCGCCCTTTCAATGAGGTTCTCCAATTCTCGCAAATTGTTAGGGAAATCATAACCTTGAAGACGGCGCAAGGCTTCGGGGGTAATTTTAGGTTTATCCACCCTTTGACTACGACAAATTAAACTAATATAATAGTTCACTTGATCTTCTAAATCCGCTTTTCTAACTCGGAGGGGAGGCACTTTTATCAGATGTTTAACACAGTTATTGACGGAGGAAATCGCTTTTTCAGAGATGATAATTAAACGTGCTTGACAGGTTTTTGTAGAGTTATTGATATTTCCTGAACGCTCGATCGGGGTATAAGTGTTAGTTTTGAGTAGTTGAATGACAGCATCATTTAATTCTGAGGGTAAATCTTGGATATTATTGAATACTAAAGTGCCTTTCCCCAAGGCTTCAATTAACCCCAGTTTGCCTCCTACCCTGCCAAATAATTCTGCACCACTGGCTTGTAATTTGGCACAATCCACCTTAATCATTGGCTCTCGTCTATAGGATGAGCTATAATGAATTAAACTCGCAAGGTTATCCTTTTCTAATCCTTGTTCTCCGAAAATTATAACAGAAGCTCGATCGATCGTCGCATTTTTCACCTGTTGCCGTAGCCTCATGGCATAACGACTTTTTCCCACAATACCCCGTTTCGCTTTCGTTACCAGATATGGACGTAATACAGCTTGTCGTTCTTGTTCAAAATTCAGTTGCGAGGATAAATCAGCGACTTCCTGCGCTAATTGTTGGGTGAATACTTGATTAATTTGAGGGTATTGGGAGGCTAATTCTTGAAATTCCACCGACGAAAGACTCCATAATGTTGCCTTGGTTAAAGTTTGAAGGGTGTATTTTGTCGGTTGTTGTAATAGGCATTCTTTGAAATTGATAAGCGCACCTGAAAGTAAACCAAAATTTTCTTTATTTGCTTGAGTTTCTACTTGCCCTGCTTCTAAAATGTATAATCTTTCTACGGGTTGATTTGCTAAAATAATCGTTTCCTTTGCCTCGAAAGACACTTTTTTTAATAAAGGCTCGATCGAACTTAGAATCTCATGGGGTAAGCTAGATAAAATAGTCTGTTTTTTTAACCATGTTAACAAGGAAGAAGAATCATTCATTTCTTTAGCATCTTACTATTTTCTCCTTTATTTTAAACGCTTTCACAAGGAATGGAGAATGGATAATTGAGAATGGAGAATGGATAATAAATAATTAATTGATTAATCCCCTATTATCTAACACCTTTAATTATTTTTATCTGATAATTAAATAATAGAATTTTAAAAAAACTTTAATCTTAACTTTATGACTAAAAAATATCATGTAATTTATGATGGTAACTGCAATTTATGCGTTACTTTTACCCAATTATTAGAAAACTTTGATAAGGGTAATTTATTTAATTATATTCCCATGCAAAATATAGAAATTTTACAACAGTTAAATGTTACCTCTCTTGATTGTGAATTGGGAATGATATTGATTGATAGTGAGAATCTTAATCAACGTTGGCAGGGAAGTTTTGCCGCCGAAAAAATCATTGAATTATTACCCAATGGGCAATTTTTTATCAATGCTTATCGTGCTATTCCTAGTTTAAAATGGTTAGGGGATAAAAGTTATTTACAAATTAGAGATAATCGTTATCAATGGTTTGGTAGTCGTGAAAATACTTACTATTCAACCTATGATTTTAGCTGTAAAAATAATCATCATTAACTTTTGCTTAAATTCGCCAAGAATGAATACAATAATAGACTATGAAATTATCGTCAAATCTTTAAATAATAAGAATGAATATATTATCGAATATTCTCAAGAATTATTACCAGACTGGGAAGACATACCAAAAACTATTATTTTCTTATTTTTTAAATGTCAATGTATGTTAGATGGTAGTAATTTAACTGAAGAAGAATTAGAAAAAGATAAATTATTATTAGAATTTAATCGATTAGGGAAAGAGTTTTATTATCTTAGTAAAAAACAAGGAATTTTAACAGAAATTATCTGCCCTAAAACTGGTTTTCCCCAATATTCCACTAAGGGAAATCAGATATTTATTACTCAACAATTAGTTAAAAGATATTTACCTTCATTTCAAGTTAAATCAGGAGAATGCGGTTTAATTCATCCAGTTTGGAGTCAAGCTGTTTATCCTTGCATAATAATTTCTTCAGCTTCAATCACAGAAATTCAACCCATTATCTCCCTCGTTTTTTGATATTTTAAAAATCTTGATTTTTTCAGTATTTCTCCTATCTCCTGTCTCCTTTCTCCTAACTCCCTAATCGATAAAGACTTTTTCATCAATTCCTAATTAGAGATAATAGCAGAAGCTATCTCAAAAGGTTTCTCCCAATGTAAATTATGCCCTCCTTCTAAAACGATTTTCTTAGCTTGAGACATCGCTAATTGTTGCGCCTCCAAATCCTCTCTACGGTTAAAATTACTTCGATCGCCGTATATAATAGTTAACGGTAGGGTGAGATTAGATAGTATTTGTAAATATTGCTGACGTTGGATACTATTAACAATACCGGCACGGGTAGTTAAAAGGGGAGAATAGGTAAAAGTTACCCCATTTTCTACAGGTTTAGTGATACGTTGGGCTAATTTTAAAGCAAAATCTTTATCAAGAGAGGGGGTAGTAGTTAATAATCTTTGCGCCACTGTTTCCACATCTGCATAAATAGGAGAAGCAGGAGGCGACACCAGATAGTCTAATTGACTGGTAAGGTTAGTTAACTCAAAAGATGTCGTTTCTACAGGTAAAATTGGCTCAACTAATACTAATTTACTTACCTTTTCAGGGCGCATACTAGCAAATATACTGGTTATCATTGTACCGAGGGAATGCCCCACGATCGAAAAAGGTTTATCAGTGATTTGATTTGTTAGGCTATCTAAATCAGCGACAAAATCTAGTAGATTATAAGAGCAACCTTTACTTACATGATCAGACTTTCCATGTCCTCTTAAATCTGGCGCTACTATATAATAACCTTGTTGTGCCATCGATCGAGCTACCATATCCCAACCATAACCTTGATCAAGGATACCATGAACAAGAACTATTAAAGGATGCTCTGGATTACCCCAAGTGCAAACACATAAGTTTAAATCTCCCACCTTCATAAATTCTTCTTTCATCTCAATATTGTTATTGAGTTCGATCGAACTTTCCTCACGGGGTAGGGTATAGTTAAAATCATGGGCTAAATTTGTCGAGACAGGATTAAGCAGGAGGGGTAAGTTTACTTTACGCCAATGATTTGCTAGGTTAGCATCTATTGTAGAACGAGAGTGAAAATTAGGATCACCCACTCCCATAGAAGCATTGCGCACTCCGTCAGTCATTCTTTCTCCTTCATAGGGATTCAACACAGACTCCGAAAAAGGCACTTCCAAAAAGTCGCACATTTCCCTCATAATCGCTTCAGGATTTGTCACTAATTCTTCATAAAATACTCGATAAACCCTAGAAGAATCTAGTTGTGACGTAAAGTCAACAATATTTTCATTACTCTTACGCCAGATTGCCTCCCCAATCTCGTAGGGGTTGCCATGATGACTCAATCCTAGCAGTTTATCCATGCGTAAACGAGCAAAAGATTCGATAACCGAGTAGGGATGACGAATTAAGTGGATATATTTTGCATTACTAAACATTTTTTGTGCATGGAGGAGAGTCGCCATTTCCATACCATAGGTAGGAGACTTATCCACCAAGAGACGATTACCACTTAACTCCTGCAAAATTTTGTATAAGTCTGGAATAGATAAATTTTCCTCTACCCATTGATTAATTAACGCCTCGCTTTCCTCGGCGGTGATACCTTTTAAATCCATCAAAGTGCGCTGCAAACCCTCGTCAAGATGAGAGGCTTCCAGTTGTTTTTGTCTTTCTTTGAGGGTAGTAAAGGGGAGTAAATGTAACTCTGGAGGCGAAACCAGATATGGATTTCCTGCTAACATTACCCTTAATAATGTAGAACCCGATCGAGGACTTGATAATATAAATGCTATAGGCTGGGGGTTTACTGTCTCTTTTGCATAGGTGATATTTTCCACCGAAAGGGGAGAGGATGAGAGGGGGAGAGGGAGAGAGGGGGAGAGGGGGAGAGGGTGAGAGGGGGAAGACTGATGAGTAACAGCAAATTCTTGACTTAAATAAGAAGCCAAGGCGGAGATAGTCGGGCGCTCATAAAATTCACGGGGGTATAACATTAACTGTAAGTCAGTCTTTAAATTATTAATTGCCTCCATCACCATTAAAGAATCCATCCCTAAGTCAATTAAATTATCATCGGGGTTTATATTTCCGTTAAAGTTTAAGATAAGTTCGATCGACTTGGTAAGATAGTCAACTAATAGTATCTCTCTTTCTTCCGTGTCAGCTTGAGTCAACTCCACAAATAAATTATTAGGAGTATTTTCTACCGATTGAGGAATAACATCTTGAATATAAGAAGATGTGGATAAAGTAGGAAATTTTTGTGCAATTTTTGCCCAATTAATCTTCATTACTCCTAGTTGCGAAGCAGGAGAGTTAATTAAATCTGTTAATAATCCTATCCCCTCATGGACATTTATTAACTCCATCCCCGAAGCCGTCAAAGAATGTTGTTTCGATTCCGCCATACCTACATCAAACGCACCCCAGTTGATAGTTAGACAGGGAAGATTTAAACTGTGACGATAACTCGCAAAACTATCTAAGTAACCATTGGCTACTCCATAATTTCCTTGTCCTGCTGAACCCAACATAGAAGCGACAGAAGAAAAGTTGACGAAAAATTCAACAGGTAAAGTCAGGGAGAGTTGATGTAAATTCCAAGCGCCCAAGATTTTAGGAGACATCACCATTTCTAATTTATCGATAGAAAGGGTAGTTAAAAGACTATCAGCTAAGATACCAGCACTGTGAATGATACCCTTGAGAGGAGGCAGACTTGTTTTGATATGTTGGAAAACTGTCTTTAATTCCTCATAATTAGTCACATCAACGGGGGGGAGATAAAGATTAACTCCTTGCTTTTGCCATGTATCTAATTGTTTTTGTATCGTTACCGAAGGTTGACGGCGGGAGAGGAGAATTAAATTTTTTGCCCCTTGACTAATTAACCATTTTGCGCATTGGATTCCCAACGCCCCCAATCCTCCACTAATCAGATAACTAGCCGAAGGTTTGATCTCGATCGAAATTTTCTCAGAGGGGATATTATTAGTTAGACTCTCTTTTTGTTTTTGTCGTAAACGAGGGTAGTAAATATTTTTACCTCGAATAGCTAACATCTTTTCATCTTCCTCCTTTAGTAAGGGGGGATTAAGGGGGGATTCCTCATCTATTTCATTTTTAGTGAATAGAATTTTTTGCAGGATAGAAGAAGAGGAGGCAAGATTTTCCATTTCAACATCAATGATACCTCCCCAATATTCGGGATGTTCAAGGGCGATAATTTTTCCTAACCCCCAGAGACTTCCCCCTTGAGGATTAATTTTTTCTTGGTGAGTCACCCATTGACTTTGATTTGTTAGTAACCATAATTGGGGTTGAGAAGAAGTCATTACCAAACTTTGGAGTAAGTTGATAACGGGAAGACACCCTAAATAGTTACTATCTTTCAAGCTGATAGTTTCGTTTTCTTCTTCTTGGTTGCTTAAACCCCAACCATAGATAATTAATGAGGAATGAGAAATGTTATTGTTGTCATCAACAAAAGAATCCCCTATTTGACTTCCCCCATTTTTAGGGAAGATTGAGGGGGGTTGTGAATCCTCAAAATATTGCCATAATAATTGATAGTCTTCCTTTTTATTGCTTAACCAAAAACAGTTATTTTCTTGTCGATATTCTTTACCTTGATAGACTAAATAAACCTTGTTTCCTTGAGTTGTCAAATTTTCTGCTAACTTTTCCGTTAAGGCATTATCACTAAAAATTAAATAACTTTTTCCAGAAGAAGAAATAACAGGAAACTTATCCCCTTCAATCCACTCAATTTGATATAAGGCTTCTGTTAACGAGGAGTTATCTTTTTGCTTATCATCTCCTAACCAATAACGACTATTTTGCCAAGGATAATTTGGTAATTGTACTTTTTCTAAATAGGGGTTATCTTGATGAAAATTAGTCCAATTAATTTTAAAACCTAACTGGTATAAAGTAGCCAAACTATTTAATAAAGTCTGAAAGGAGGAGTCTTTTTCGAGACTAGGTAAATAGATATACTCTCCATCTAATAATAAATATTTTGCCATACCCAAGAGGATAGGCTTTGCACCAATTTCTAATAAAATTTGATAACCATTATTTTTTAAATAGGCGATACTGTCAGCAAATTTGACAGGTTTCATCACATGATTAACCCAATAATCTGCTGTTGCGATTTCCTCATTAATTACCTTTCCTGTGACATTAGAAATAAGAGGAAGTTGAGGTAAGTTATAATCAATAGTCTCTGCGATTTCCTTAAATTGAGTCAAGATAGGTTGCATTAAGAAGGAATGAAAACCATGGGATACTGCTAATTTTCTTGATTTGATATTATGTTTCTGCGCTTCAATGATTATTTCTTCTAAGGTGTGGTTATAACCAGAAATAACAATATTATTATCTCCATTGATAACAGAAATTTCTACTTGATTGTTATAGGGGTTAATTAATTTTTCTACTTTGTCTAAAGAGGTAAATAAACATACCATACCGCCATCGAGAGGTAAGGTTTGCATTAACTTTCCTCGATAAGCAATTAATTTTAAACCATCTTCTAAACTGAAAACTCCTGCTAAAGTGGCGGCGACATATTCTCCGACACTATGCCCCATTATAATAGATGGTTGAATACCATAACTTAACCATAATTTTGCTAAGGCATATTCGATAACAAATAAAGCAGGTTGAGTATAAAGGGTTTGATTTAATAAGTCGGCATTTTCTTCTTGAAATAAGACTTCGGTGAGGGGTTTATCAAGGTATTGATTTAAGATTTGCTCACAATAATCAACTATATTTTTAAAGTAGGAAGAAGTTTGATACAACTGCTCTCCCATTTTACTATATTGTGATCCTTGCCCTGTAAATAAAAAAGCAATTTGACTATTTTCTACTGTCTTGTTTTCTTTTACTTTTAATTGAGAGAGGATTTCTTCTTTATTTTTCCCAACAAAAGCGAGTTTATATTTTAAGCTCGATCGAGCGATATTAGAGGTATAACAGATATTAGCAAACTCCTCATCCTTTGCCGTTTCTAAAAACCCTCGATAACGAGTCACTAAATCTGACAACGCCGTCTCACTTTGCGCACTTATAGTGAATAGTGAATAGTGAATAGTTGATAGTTGAGAGGGAATAAGGGAATCATTCTCCATTCTCCATTCTCCATTCTCCATTCTCCATTCTCCATTCTCCTCATCACCGATTATAACATGGGCATTCGTGCCACCAAAACCGAATGAGCTAATTCCAGCGTAACGAGGTTGTGAAGATTTTTTCCAAGCAATGGATTCTGTAGGAATTTGGATGCGACTATTCTCAATCTTTATATAGGGGTTAAGTTGAGTAAAGTTGACTAAGGGAGGGATAACTTCATGACGCAAAGCCAATACTGTCTTGATTAACCCTGCTATTCCTGCCGCCGCCTCCAAATGTCCGATATTTGTCTTTGTTGAGCCTACCCACACAGGAGATGATTCTTCATCTTGACTAGATAATAATAACTCACTGAGGGAATTTAACTCAATAGGATCACCTAATGCTGTACCAGTGCCGTGCGCTTCGATATAATTAATCTTATCTTCGGTAATCCCTGCTTTTTCCCATGCAGTTTTGACGACTCTTTGTTGCGCTTTACCTGAAGGCGCGGTTAAGCCGTTACTTTTTCCATCTTGATTGACAGCAGTGCCGTAAATTACTGCTAATATATTATCTCGATCGAGTATAGCTTGATTTAGGGGTTTAAGGATAACAACTCCGCAACCTTCTCCTCTGACATAGCCATCGGCTTCGGCGCTAAAGGTTTTACATTTACTATCTTGCGCCATCATTCCTGCTTTTTCAAAAGTCTCCGTTAACTCAGGAGAGAGGATAAGGTTAACTCCGCCAACAATGGCTTGACTACACTCACCATTTTTGATACTATTAACGGCTAAGTCGATGGCTACAAGGGAAGATGAACAAGCAGTATCGACACTTAAAGATTTTCCTAATAGATTATAACTATAGGATATACGATTAGCAGCGATCGATCCTGCATTACCTGTGCCAGTATAAACATTAACATCCCAATCATTTTTTACCTGAAGTTGAGCATAATCGCTACTACTGATGCCGATAAAAACTCCCGTATCGCTACCATTCAAACTATCAAGGGAAATATTAGCATTTTCGATCGCTTCCTGGGTAACTTGTAATAAAATCCTTTGTTGTGGATCAATATTAACAGCTTCCCTTGGGGATATGTCAAAAAATTGTGGATCAAATTGGTCATAATTATCAATATAACCTCCACTATAGTTTATATTCGCTCTCTGGCTCGATCGAACTGCAGACTTACCTTGTTGTAATAATTGCCAAAATTCATCACAATTATTAGCTTGAGGAAAACGACAGGCAACACCAACAATAGCAATTTTTTCTGTTAACTGTGTTGGTTTTTTTTCTGTTATACCCTCCCCCCCGACAGTTTTTTCTTCTGCTAGATAGTAGGATAACTCAGCAATATTGGGGTAGTCGTAAATGAGGGTGGGAGACAAACGACAATCTAGCCAGTCTTCCAACTCTCCTGTTAACCTAACCGCTTGTAAAGAATCCAATCCATAATTAATAAAAGGTTGATAGGTGTCAACTTGGGAAGCCTTAACGCCAATGCGTTGGGCGATATTTTCTTTTAACCAACCCTGTATATTAGATACAGAATGAGAAATGAGTAAATTATCTGCCTGTCTTCCTGTCTTCCTGTCTTCCTGTCGGCTTCCCCCATTGATAGGGGGGATTGAGGGAGGTTGCTTTTCTTCTTCTCCCTTTTTCCAGATTGCCACAATATCTAAACTACCGTCTAAAAACCCTTGACGACAAGCATAACGAGTAATCTTCCCACTAGACGTTTTAGGGATACTTCCCGTTTTTAACAATACTATACTATAAACCTGCAATTCATGATTAAGGGAGATCGAGTTGCGAATTTCTGTAAAAATTTGTTGCTTTAAAGTCTCATCTTGACTAATTTTATTTAAAAAAGTGCGTTTTAGCTCAAAGGTTATCACTAAATGCTCATCTTGTTCTATTTCCACAGCAAAAGCGGCGCCACTTTCTGAATTAAGCGCCTCATGACAAAAAGCCACACTTTCTTCTATATCTTGAGGATAATGATTTCTTCCCCGAATAATAATTAAATCCTTTAACCTTCCCGTAACAAACAACTCCCCCTCGCTAATAAATCCTAAATCTCCCGTGCGCAAAAAAGCCCCTTTTCCATCCTTTGTATAGGCATGAAAAATATTATTAGTAGCCTCCTCTTTTTGCCAATAACCTTGAGTAACACTAGCACCTTTTACCCAAATCTCTCCCACTTGATTGTCTTCACACACCTCCAAAGTATCAGGATTGACGATTAAACTCTCCAACTCCGAAGCCACCTTACCACTACTAACCAATACCTGAGTATCTGAGGAATTATCTTCTAGGATAACGATAGAATTTTGCCTTAACGCCTCTGCTGACAAAGTTTTTACCACAGGCGGTTGATGCTTATTCCCCCCTGAAACCATGAGAGTTGTTTCCGCCATGCCATAGCAAGGATAAAAAATTTCCTGTTTAAAGCCACAATCGGCGAAATATTCGCTAAATCGGGCAATAGTCTCCGCCCTAACGGGCTCTGCACCACTAAACGCCAGTTTCCAACTGCTTAAGTCTAAATCCGCTTTTTGCTTTTCTGTGATTGAATTGACACACATTTCGTAGGCAAAGTTAGGTCCTCCTGTGGTGGTAACTTTATACTTAGAAATCCCCTTGAGCCAACGGAGTGGGCGTTGCAAAAAGCTCACAGGTGGCATAACAATGGTGCTAATTCCTCCGTAAATAGGTTGTAGAATACCCCCTATTAATCCCATGTCATGATAGGGAGGAAGCCAAGAAAAGCAGGTATCACTACTATCAATATTGAAACAAGTACGAATTAAGTGAGAATTATGAATTAAGTTGCCATGACT
This window contains:
- a CDS encoding XisI protein; the encoded protein is MERIDYAQLIQDILSKHSVNDIENDTEIQLLFDENRHHYQVLNIGWKDQKRIYGVIIHVDLKEDKIWIQRDGTEIGIANELVEAGVPKHDIVLGFYAPYKRPFTEFAIN
- a CDS encoding XisH family protein, giving the protein MSAKDLYHQSVRIAMEKDGWQITNDPLYLKINDVEFYIDLGAERLIAAEKSGQKIAVEIKSFLGASAVKEFHLALGQILNYRLALKLEEPQRILYLAISKDIYEDFFARQFIQNSVAEYQIKLLIFDSVKQEIVLWKE
- a CDS encoding sigma 54-interacting transcriptional regulator → MNDSSSLLTWLKKQTILSSLPHEILSSIEPLLKKVSFEAKETIILANQPVERLYILEAGQVETQANKENFGLLSGALINFKECLLQQPTKYTLQTLTKATLWSLSSVEFQELASQYPQINQVFTQQLAQEVADLSSQLNFEQERQAVLRPYLVTKAKRGIVGKSRYAMRLRQQVKNATIDRASVIIFGEQGLEKDNLASLIHYSSSYRREPMIKVDCAKLQASGAELFGRVGGKLGLIEALGKGTLVFNNIQDLPSELNDAVIQLLKTNTYTPIERSGNINNSTKTCQARLIIISEKAISSVNNCVKHLIKVPPLRVRKADLEDQVNYYISLICRSQRVDKPKITPEALRRLQGYDFPNNLRELENLIERAIVQLSGSNELTEEIIWQSRSKKQQFRFNLLNAYPKFRSLLRSPWYPDRVNYGFTLGIFALVIGILFLAPQNRQENFVLNIFWAWWWPLILLTFPFVGRLWCSFCPFMIYGEVTQKLSLWLFPRQLKSWPRQEADKWGGWFLFGLFTLILLWEELWDLPNTAYLSAWLLLIITGGAMICSAIFERRFWCRYLCPIGGMNGMFAKLSIIELRAQQGTCSAECTTYQCYKGGVQKGEGLETLGCPLYSHPAQLQDNRDCVLCMTCLKACPHRSVTLNLRPPAIELWTTHQPRSYEVALLFLLLNVVFVHKLPEINLLLGLNLDMSQFWLHSLSSIVLLILPVIIPLMGYSIIRLIGKVKKTSSRSFIELAYGYLPLVLCANLAYYLHLGLGEAGRILPVAWATFGLDGSNLPIFVAHPAVITFLQGVTLIFGLISAIILTQKISRQSIKTLLPQHFSLMTLSVLFWQIIL
- a CDS encoding thiol-disulfide oxidoreductase DCC family protein, encoding MTKKYHVIYDGNCNLCVTFTQLLENFDKGNLFNYIPMQNIEILQQLNVTSLDCELGMILIDSENLNQRWQGSFAAEKIIELLPNGQFFINAYRAIPSLKWLGDKSYLQIRDNRYQWFGSRENTYYSTYDFSCKNNHH